The following is a genomic window from Eleftheria terrae.
GCGGCTGCGTCGTAGGTCTTGCGGTTGGCCGGGTCGGCCTGCAGCCAGGCCTGCAGTTCGGCCCGCTCCGCGTCGCCCAGGGCATGCTCATGCTCGCGCATGACCCAGGACCAGGCGGCATCCCACCGCGGGTCGTCTTGCTCTTCGGTACTCATGGCTGCCCGGCCTCCTGTCGCTGGCATTGCTGCTGGCTATGTAGACGATCGAGGGACCGTCTTGTTCGGGCATCGATTTTAAGTGGCGCGCCTGGCGGCGCTGCCCGGCCTCTCAGCCACGCGCCAGCAGGTGCCGGCAACCGCTCAGCGCTTGGGTGGCATCGCGGATCATCGAGTTGACCAGCGCCGCCGACACGCCGAGCTGCTCGCCGATGGCGCGCTGCGTGAGCCCGCCCACCCGGTAGAGCTCGAAGGCCTGGCGCGTGCGGGCCGGCAGGCCGGCCAGCACCCGGTCGACAATCTGCAGATTCTGGCGGCTGATGGCGTATTCGTCCGGCGTGCCCTGGGCCGCCGGCACGTGCAGGCCGTCTTCCTCATCGGCAAACACGGTGGATTCCAGGGCCAGCCGGCGCCGGCAGTCGATCGCCAGGTTGCGCACCACCTGGAAACAATAGGCCAGCGGCTGCTGGATCGAGAACGCCGAGGCCGCTCCGCTCAGCTTGAGGTAGGCCTCCTGCACCACGTCCTCCGCCAGCTCGCGCTGCCCGGTGATCTTCTGCGCCACACCCCTCAGCTGCGCCCGGTGGGCGACAAACACACCGCCCAGCCCCTCGGGCTCATGATCGATCGACACCGCGTTCCTCCTCGACAGTTCCCGAACTCTCTCAATGAGAGTGATTCTCATTATTATGAAGAAACTTGAGGCGCATCATTGTCTGGGCCAGTAACACGGTCTTTCAAAACCATGACGCGGGTTCGGGGTAGGGCGGTGCAGGCGGCCGGCCCGGCGGCGCTTCACCACTGTCGAGCGTCAAGCGGCCAAGGCGGCGAGTTGCATCAGCGGCGAGACAGTGCGGCGAAGGCGGCGGGCCGTGCTGGACGCACGGCGCCATCCGTGCCCCTGAGCGGCCGCCGGCCGGCTTTCCTGCCCGGCATCGCGGTGGAGAAAATCGGCAGCATCGCGCCCCTTCCCGCCCTCATCCCCGGGCCCACCCCTTCATCACCGCCCCGCACCACCATGAGCTCCTCCATCGCCCTGCAGGCCTTCATCGACCACTGCCCGCCCTCCGGCCCCCTCGTCAAGGCGGATGACGCCCTGCTGCGCCGCTACCGCGGGCTGCTGCCCGACACGCTGCTCGAGCTGTGGTCGGTCCACGGCTTCGGCCTCTATGCCGGCGGCCTGCTCCAGCTGGTGAATCCCGACGACTACAAGGCAGCCCTCTACGAATGGCTGATGTACGACGAGGAAGATCCCTCGCGGCTGCCAATCGCCGTCTCGGCCTTCGGCAAGCTGTTCTACTACCGCCGCCTGACCGAGACCGACGAGGACATCTCCTGCATCGACCCCGAGGACCGCGAGGGCAGCGCCCTGGTGTGCGCCTGGTCGCTCGACGAGTTCTTCCGCGAATGGCTCACCGACCCGGCCTTTGCCGGCTCGGCACTCGACCAGGCCTTGTTCGATGAGGCGGTGTCGCTGCATGGGCCGCTCGCGCCCGGGCAGGTGTTCTGCTTCACGCCGTCGCTGCGGCTGGGCGGCCGGCGCGATGCACGCCACGTGGCCAAGGGCGATGCGGCGGTGCACCTGCACCTGCTCTACGAGATCGCCACCGGCGGTTGACCGCCGGTGGCCGGGCGGCTGCTCAGCGCCTGAGCGCGGTCCGCACTGCGTCGATCAGCGCCTGCGGTGTCACGGGCTTTTGCAGCACCGTGTAGCCCTGCTCGGTGGCCACCGCCATTTCGCGGCTGTAGCCGGTGGCCAGCAGCACCGGCAGCCCCGGCCGCGATTCGCCCACCCAGCGCGCCAGCGCCACCCCGCTGACCGGCCCCGGCATCACCAGGTCGCTGAGCACCAGGTCGACACCCCGCCCCTGCGGCGACAGCAGGTGGGCCCGCGCTTGTTCGCCGTTGCCCAGGTGCAGCACGGCGCAGCCGGCGGCCTCGAGCAGCTCGCGGGTGGTGGTGCCGACTTCCGGGTTGTCCTCGACCAGCAGGATGCTGGCCTGCAGCCGTGCAGCATGGCCGGTGCGCGCCGCCGGCGGGGCGGCCACCGCCTCGCCGGTGGCCGGCAGCAGCAGCGTGACGGTGGTCGACACGCCGGGCTCGCTGGCGATCTCCAGCCGGCCACCGGCCTGCGATGCAAAGCCGTAGACCTGGCTCAGGCCCAGCCCGGTGCCGCGTCCGGGTTCCTTGGTGGTGAAGAATGGCTCGAACACCCGCGACAGCAACTCGGGGGCGATGCCGTGGCCGGTGTCCGCCACCTCGATGGCGATCAGCCCCGGGCCATCGGTCGCCGCACCCGCCACCGGCCGCACCCTTATGCTCAGCACCCCGCCCTCCGGCATCGCGTCGCGCGAGTTCATCGCCAGGTTGATGATGGCCAGCTCCAGCTCGGACCGGTCGGCCTTCAGGGCCGGCGTGTCCGGCGCCACTTCGAGGCGCATCTCCACCTGCCCGCCCAGCGTCGCCTGCAGCACTTCCCGCAACTCGGGCAGTTCCCGCTGCAGCAGGATGGCCTCCGGGCGGATCGCCTGGCGGCGCGCAAAGGCCAGCAACTGCCGCGTCAGCCGCGCACCGGTCTCGGTGGCCCGGGCAATCGCGGCCAGCTGCGGGCTGTCATGGCAGGCCGGCGACAGGCGCCGGTGCAGGTAGAGGTTGTTGGACACCACCGCCAGCAAGTTGTTGAAGTCATGCGCCACGCCGCCGGTGAGCTGGCCCATGGCTTCCAGCTTCTGGCTCTGCCGCAGGGCCTCCTCAGCCTGTTGCAGGGCCCGGGCCTGCGCCTTCTGCGCGGTGACGTCACGCCCGTAGGCAAACACCAGCTCGCCCTCGGCCGCGGTGTGCCAGGAAATCCAGCGCGGCGTGCCGTCGCGGTGCCGGTAGCGGTTCTCGAAGTCGGTCAGGTCGCTGTCGTGGGCGGCCTCGTCGAGGCCACCCTGCGTCCGCACCGCGTCCTCGGGCCAGACGAATTCCAGGAAGCTGCGGCCCACCACCTCATGCGGCTCATGGCCGAGGATGGCCGTCCAGGCCGGGTTCACCGCGCGAAGGATGCCGTCGGCCCCGACGACCACCAGCAGGTCGCGCGAGTTCTGCCACACCCGGTCGCGCTCGGCGGTGCGCTCGGCCACCTGCCGCTCCAGCGACGCAGTGAGGGCCAGCAGGTCTTTCTCGGCCCGCCGCCGGGCCACCGCCGTGCGGGTGCGCTCGGCCACCTGGCGGATGAAGCCCAGCTCCTCGGTCGACCAGGTCCGCGGTGCGGCATGGTTGAGGTACAGCAGTGCCACCAGGCCGCGTTGCTCGGTCACCGGCATGTTGACCACCGATTGCGCGCTGATCGCCTTGAGCGCCGCCGCATTGGCCTGGGTGCGCGGGTCCTGCTCGGCATCGGCGAACACCACCGTCTCGCCCCGCTTCAGGTCCTCGATGTAGGAGCCGTAGTCGCGCAGGTGCAGCACACCGGCCAGGCTGCGGATGCCGGGGGCATTCCAGTCGCGCTCGATGACGACCGTCTCGGCCACC
Proteins encoded in this region:
- a CDS encoding sigma-70 family RNA polymerase sigma factor gives rise to the protein MSIDHEPEGLGGVFVAHRAQLRGVAQKITGQRELAEDVVQEAYLKLSGAASAFSIQQPLAYCFQVVRNLAIDCRRRLALESTVFADEEDGLHVPAAQGTPDEYAISRQNLQIVDRVLAGLPARTRQAFELYRVGGLTQRAIGEQLGVSAALVNSMIRDATQALSGCRHLLARG
- a CDS encoding FecR/PupR family sigma factor regulator, with the protein product MSTEEQDDPRWDAAWSWVMREHEHALGDAERAELQAWLQADPANRKTYDAAARLWLLSGLVPLAHAEAAPPAGDDEPQGGNDEDGDDNLSST
- a CDS encoding PAS domain-containing protein produces the protein MFERAGGAMAALMAGHDWAATPLGPPSGWPPSLKTLVGVMLASTQPMFMAWGPGQVWLYNDAFVPILGRKHPAALGQPALQVWGEAREALQPLFDRVFSGEAVHMEDFSLMLDRHGRLEEAHFAFSYTPARDEQGEVAGLFGACIETTRQVLADRRQAAAQERQRRLFQQAPGFIAILHGPQHIFEFVNDAYTRLVGHRDLIGRSVRDAFPDVAGQGFFELLDQVYATGRRYIAAQVPVRFRGADAVPDEHYLDFIYEPILDETGRVEGIFVEGHDVTEACQAQAELRANERRQALLVELDDRFRDLSEPADLSFAAAELLGRSLGVSRAGYGTIDPVAETVVIERDWNAPGIRSLAGVLHLRDYGSYIEDLKRGETVVFADAEQDPRTQANAAALKAISAQSVVNMPVTEQRGLVALLYLNHAAPRTWSTEELGFIRQVAERTRTAVARRRAEKDLLALTASLERQVAERTAERDRVWQNSRDLLVVVGADGILRAVNPAWTAILGHEPHEVVGRSFLEFVWPEDAVRTQGGLDEAAHDSDLTDFENRYRHRDGTPRWISWHTAAEGELVFAYGRDVTAQKAQARALQQAEEALRQSQKLEAMGQLTGGVAHDFNNLLAVVSNNLYLHRRLSPACHDSPQLAAIARATETGARLTRQLLAFARRQAIRPEAILLQRELPELREVLQATLGGQVEMRLEVAPDTPALKADRSELELAIINLAMNSRDAMPEGGVLSIRVRPVAGAATDGPGLIAIEVADTGHGIAPELLSRVFEPFFTTKEPGRGTGLGLSQVYGFASQAGGRLEIASEPGVSTTVTLLLPATGEAVAAPPAARTGHAARLQASILLVEDNPEVGTTTRELLEAAGCAVLHLGNGEQARAHLLSPQGRGVDLVLSDLVMPGPVSGVALARWVGESRPGLPVLLATGYSREMAVATEQGYTVLQKPVTPQALIDAVRTALRR
- a CDS encoding GAD-like domain-containing protein gives rise to the protein MSSSIALQAFIDHCPPSGPLVKADDALLRRYRGLLPDTLLELWSVHGFGLYAGGLLQLVNPDDYKAALYEWLMYDEEDPSRLPIAVSAFGKLFYYRRLTETDEDISCIDPEDREGSALVCAWSLDEFFREWLTDPAFAGSALDQALFDEAVSLHGPLAPGQVFCFTPSLRLGGRRDARHVAKGDAAVHLHLLYEIATGG